The Oncorhynchus kisutch isolate 150728-3 linkage group LG20, Okis_V2, whole genome shotgun sequence genome has a segment encoding these proteins:
- the LOC109865401 gene encoding ATP-dependent RNA helicase DHX8, with protein sequence MLLFSSEYKTVSWIMSHIGDNELEQLEYLSLVSKVCTELDNHLGISDKDLAEFVISLAEKQPTFDGFKSLLLKNGAEFTDSLVGNLLRLIQTMRPPPKASSSKAFEPVVKQKSDKDKLKELFPALCRPDDPAPKAILDEDDVKIADAAMKELEMFMPSVSRSDSKSKSRSDKKRRHSRSRSRDRDRRRRHRSRSRSRSRSRSRDRQRERDRERDRDRGKKRASRWSERSRTPSPHRDRDRDTKEGSDRWKDKHVDRPPPEEPTVGDIFNGKITSIMQFGCFVQLEGLRKRWEGLVHISELRREGRVANVADVVQKGQRVKIKVLSFTGSKTSLSMKDVDQETGEDLNPNRRRNQGPDGEEEKIMRNPDRPTNLNLGHAPELEDDTLERKRLTKISDPEKWEIKQMIAANVLSKEEFPDFDEETGILPKVDDEEDEDLEIELVEEEPPFLRGHTKQSMDMSPVKIVKNPDGSLSQAAMMQSALAKERREVKQCQREAEMDSIPMGLNKHWVDPLPDVDGRQIAANMRGIGMMPTDIPEWKKHAFGGNKASYGKKTAMSILEQRESLPIYKLKEQLIQAVHDNQILIVIGETGSGKTTQITQYLAEAGYTTRGKIGCTQPRRVAAMSVAKRVSEEYGCCLGQEVGYTIRFEDCTSPETVIKYMTDGMLLRECLIDPDLGQYAIIMLDEAHERTIHTDVLFGLLKKTVQKRTDMKLIVTSATLDAVKFSQYFYEAPIFTIPGRTYPVEVLYTKEPETDYLDASLITVMQIHLTEPPGDVLVFLTGQEEIDTACEILYERMKSLGPEVPELIILPVYSALPSEMQTRIFDPAPPGSRKVVIATNIAETSLTIDGIYYVVDPGFVKQKVYNSKTGIDQLVVTPISQAQAKQRAGRAGRTGPGKTYRLYTERAYRDEMLTTNVPEIQRTNLASTVLSLKAMGINDLLSFDFMDAPPMETLITAMEQLYTLGSLDDEGLLTRLGRRMAEFPLEPMLCKMLIMSVHLGCSEEMLTIVSMLSVQNVFYRPKDKQALADQKKAKFHQAEGDHLTLLAVYNSWKNNKFSNPWCYENFIQARSLRRAQDIRKQMLGIMDRHKLDVVTCGKATVRVQKAICSGFFRNAAKKDPQEGYRTLIDQQVVYIHPSSALFNRQPEWVVYHELVLTTKEYMREVTTIDPRWLVEFSPAFFKVSDPTRLSKQKKQQRLEPLYNRYEEPNAWRISRAFRRR encoded by the exons GATTCACTCGTCGGCAATTTGCTCAGACTTATTCAAACGATGCGGCCTCCACCAAAGGCATCTTCAAGCAAAG CCTTTGAACCTGTGGTCAAGCAGAAGAGTGACAAGGACAAGCTGAAGGAATTGTTTCCTGCATTATGCAGGCCAGACGATCCTGCTCCCAAG GCCATATTGGATGAAGACGATGTGAAGATCGCCGACGCTGCCATGAAGGAGTTGGAGATGTTCATGCCCAGTGTGAGCAGATCAGACTCAAAGAGCAAGAGCAG gtCGGACAAAAAGAGGAGGCACAGCAGAAGTCGGAGCCGAGACCGGGACAGGAGGCGGCGTCACCGTTCTCGGTCCCGCTCACGCTCTAGGTCTCGCTCTAGGGaccgtcagagagagagagaccgtgagCGGGACCGCGACCGTGGTAAGAAACGTGCGTCTCGCTGGAGTGAGCGCAGTCGTACCCCCAGCCCCcacagagaccgagacagggaCACAAAGGAAGGCTCGGACCGGTGGAAGGACAAACACGTGGACCGCCCTCCACCAGAGGAGCCTACTGTAGGGGACATCTTCAATGGCAAAATCACCAGCATCATGCAGTTTGGCTGCTTCGTGCAACTGGAAGGGCTGAG GAAACGCTGGGAGGGCTTAGTCCACATCTCCGAGCTGCGCAGAGAGGGACGCGTTGCCAATGTGGCTGATGTGGTCCAGAAAGGTCAAAGGGTCAAGATCAAGGTGCTGTCCTTCACTGGCTCCAAGACCAGTCTCAGTATGAAG GATGTAGACCAGGAAACAGGGGAGGACCTGAACCCCAACCGGAGGAGGAACCAGGGCCCTGATGGTGAAGAGGAGAAAATCATGAGGAACCCCGACCGCCCAACCAACCTCAACTTGGGCCACGCCCCTGAGTTGGAGGACGACACACTGGAGCGCAAGAGGCTGACCAAGATATCTGACCCCGAGAAGTGGGAGATCAAACAG ATGATTGCTGCTAATGTTCTTTCTAAAGAGGAGTTCCCTGACTTTGATGAGGAGACCGGTATCCTCCCCAAAGTAGATGACGAAGAAG ACGAGGACCTGGAGATTGAGCTGGTGGAGGAGGAGCCTCCGTTCCTGAgaggacacactaaacagagtaTGGACATGAGCCCTGTCAAGATTGTCAAG AATCCAGACGGCTCGCTGTCCCAGGCAGCCATGATGCAGAGTGCTTTGGCtaaggagaggagggaagtgaAGCAGTGTCAGCGAGAGGCCGAGATGGACTCCATCCCCATGGGCCTGAACAAACACTGGGTAGACCCCCTGCCTGACG TTGATGGGAGACAGATTGCAGCCAACATGAGAGGCATCGGCATGATGCCAACTGACATCCCGGAGTGGAAGAAACATGCCTTTGGGGGCAACAAGGCCTCTTATGGCAAAAAGACAGCGATGTCCatcctggagcagagagagagtctgCCCATCTACAAGCTGAAAGAGCAGCTCATACAG GCTGTCCACGATAACCAGATCCTGATTGTTATTGGAGAGACTGGCTCTGGGAAAACCACCCAGATTACCCAGTACCTGGCCGAGGCAGGCTACACCACTCGGGGGAAGATCGGCTGCACTCAGCCCCGTCGTGTGGCAGCCATGTCTGTGGCCAAGAGAGTCTCTGAAGAGTACGGTTGCTGTCTGGGCCAGGAG GTTGGATACACCATTCGTTTTGAGGACTGCACCAGCCCTGAGACAGTGATTAAGTACATGACGGATGGTATGTTGCTGAGAGAGTGTCTGATAGATCCGGACCTTGGCCAGTACGCCATTATCATGTTGGATGAGGCCCACGAGAGGACCATCCATACCGACGTACTCTTCGGTCTGCTCAAAAAG acgGTGCAgaaacgcacagacatgaaactcATTGTGACTTCGGCCACACTTGATGCCGTCAAGTTCTCTCAGTACTTCTACGAAGCGCCCATCTTCACCATCCCAGGGCGTACCTACCCAGTGGAGGTGCTCTACACCAAAGAGCCGGAGACAGACTACCTGGATGCCAGTCTCATCACCGTCATGCAGATCCACCTGACTGAGCCCCCGG GTGATGTCCTGGTGTTTCTGACGGGCCAGGAGGAGATCGACACCGCTTGTGAGATCTTGTATGAACGGATGAAGTCACTGGGACCTGAAGTGCCTGAACTCATCATCCTACCGGTCTACTCCGCCCTGCCCAGCGAGATGCAGACCCGTATCTTTGACCCTGCTCCCCCCGGCAGCAGAAAGGTCGTCATTGCCACTAACATTGCTGAGACGTCTCTGACCATCGACGGTATCTACTATGTGGTGGACCCAGGCTTTGTGAAGCAAAAGGTGTACAACTCCAAGACTGGTATTGACCAGCTGGTGGTGACCCCCATTTCACAG GCCCAAGCCAAGCAGCGGGCTGGAAGAGCTGGAAGAACTGGTCCAGGGAAGACCTACAGGCTGTACACAGAGAGAGCCTACAGAGACGAGATGCTCACCACCAACGTGCCTGAGATCCAGAGAACTAACTTGGCCAGCACGGTGCTGTCTCTCAAG GCTATGGGCATCAATGACCTGCTGTCGTTTGACTTCATGGACGCGCCACCCATGGAGACGCTGATCACAGCCATGGAGCAGCTCTACACTCTGGGGTCTCTGGACGATGAAGGGTTGCTCACTCGCCTCGGACGCAGG ATGGCAGAGTTCCCTCTGGAGCCCATGCTGTGTAAGATGCTGATCATGTCCGTCCACCTGGGCTGCAGTGAGGAGATGCTCACCATCGTCTCCATGCTGTCTGTGCAGAACGTCTTCTACAGGCCCAAG GACAAGCAGGCCCTGGCTGACCAGAAGAAGGCCAAGTTCCACCAGGCCGAAGGAGACCACCTTACCCTGCTGGCTGTGTATAACTCCTGGAAGAACAACAAGTTCTCCAACCCTTGGTGCTACGAGAACTTCATCCAGGCCCGCTCCTTGCGCAGAGCCCAGGACATCCGCAAACAGATGTTGGGCATCATGGACAG ACATAAACTGGACGTGGTGACTTGTGGAAAGGCCACAGTGCGTGTACAGAAGGCCATCTGCAGTGGTTTCTTCCGGAACGCAGCCAAAAAGGATCCCCAGGAAGGCTACCGTACCCTCATTGACCAGCAGGTGGTGTACATCCACCCCTCCAGTGCCCTGTTCAACCGCCAGCCTGAGTG GGTGGTGTACCACGAGCTGGTGCTGACCACGAAAGAGTACATGAGGGAAGTGACCACCATTGACCCACGCTGGCTGGTAGAGTTCTCGCCGGCCTTCTTCAAAGTGTCCGACCCCACGCGCCTCAGCAAACAGAAGAAGCAGCAGCGCCTCGAGCCCCTCTACAACCGCTACGAAGAGCCCAACGCATGGAGAATCTCCCGCGCCTTCCGTCGGCGCTAG